One Acidimicrobiales bacterium DNA segment encodes these proteins:
- a CDS encoding helix-turn-helix domain-containing protein, with the protein MAGRTTRTRLDPGVRRALILDAAERALADRLPSEVTFEEIADAAQVSRGLVYNYFKDRTGLLVALAARTLERLDREVLAALDPGTDLAAQLEALGRAYARYTRLNADTWRLIARSGLLDHPVVLAARADRVRRLAELWGGSPDARLAAWSVTALYEVAVLDPVPDQAGRDALARFVRDLIGPGLRDRGVGPVAGP; encoded by the coding sequence ATGGCCGGCAGGACGACGCGAACCCGCCTCGACCCGGGGGTCCGGCGGGCGCTGATCCTCGACGCCGCCGAGCGGGCCCTGGCCGACCGCCTCCCCTCGGAGGTCACCTTCGAGGAGATCGCCGATGCCGCCCAGGTGTCCCGCGGCCTGGTCTACAACTACTTCAAGGACCGGACCGGGCTGCTGGTGGCCCTGGCCGCCCGCACCCTGGAACGGCTCGACCGCGAGGTGCTGGCCGCCCTCGATCCCGGCACCGACCTGGCCGCCCAGCTCGAGGCCCTGGGCCGGGCCTATGCCCGCTACACCCGGCTGAACGCCGACACCTGGCGCCTCATCGCCCGCAGCGGCCTGTTGGACCACCCGGTGGTGCTGGCCGCCCGGGCCGACCGGGTCCGGCGCCTGGCCGAGCTGTGGGGCGGCTCCCCCGACGCCCGCCTGGCCGCCTGGTCGGTGACCGCCCTCTACGAGGTGGCCGTGCTCGACCCGGTACCCGACCAGGCCGGTCGCGACGCCCTGGCCCGCTTCGTGCGCGACCTCATCGGCCCCGGCCTCCGCGACCGCGGCGTGGGCCCCGTCGCCGGCCCCTGA
- a CDS encoding ABC transporter ATP-binding protein has translation MAGHGDAHLGPADEALLRVENLHVRFPTGRGTVFAVTDVSLDIRRGETLGLVGESGCGKSTTGRAILQLPPPTEGKVLFEGTDLAALRGETLRRVRTRLQMIFQDPISSLNPNRKVEDIVAEGIRIWDPPPRSPITLVGMALAAVGAVVLLLSAFGVLGLFAVGVALLLAGAAVGLVHVVGGVGQRMTDAERAKVHEVLEAVGLDPEAAWGRRPHQFSGGQCQRISIARSVVTEPDLIICDEPVSALDVSVQAQILNLLEDLKARYGLTLVFIAHDLAVVKNVSDRVAVMYLGRMCEVGPPEIIYSRPAHPYTDALLAAIPEPDPDLRHQQREALAGELPSPLAPPSGCHFRTRCPRAQQDCVEVVPIMAPTGDGRFVACHHPLVDVQVDLATSGRAARSGPDQG, from the coding sequence ATGGCCGGCCACGGCGACGCCCACCTCGGCCCGGCCGACGAGGCGCTCCTGCGCGTCGAGAACCTGCACGTCCGCTTCCCCACCGGGCGGGGCACCGTCTTCGCCGTCACCGACGTGTCCCTGGACATCCGGCGGGGCGAGACGCTCGGCCTCGTCGGCGAGTCGGGCTGCGGCAAGTCGACCACCGGCCGGGCCATCCTCCAGCTCCCGCCCCCCACCGAGGGCAAGGTGCTCTTCGAGGGCACCGACCTGGCCGCCCTGCGGGGCGAGACCCTGCGGCGGGTCCGCACCCGGCTCCAGATGATCTTCCAGGACCCGATCTCCTCGCTGAACCCCAACCGCAAGGTCGAGGACATCGTGGCCGAGGGCATCCGCATCTGGGACCCTCCGCCCCGCTCCCCCATCACCCTGGTGGGCATGGCCCTGGCCGCGGTTGGCGCCGTGGTCCTGCTGCTCTCGGCCTTCGGCGTGCTGGGCCTGTTCGCCGTGGGCGTGGCCCTGCTGCTGGCCGGGGCGGCCGTGGGCCTGGTGCACGTGGTGGGCGGGGTGGGCCAGCGCATGACCGACGCCGAGCGGGCCAAGGTGCACGAGGTGCTGGAGGCCGTCGGCCTCGACCCCGAGGCGGCCTGGGGCCGGCGCCCCCACCAGTTCTCGGGCGGCCAGTGCCAGCGCATCTCCATCGCCCGCTCGGTGGTCACCGAGCCCGACCTCATCATCTGCGACGAGCCGGTCTCGGCCCTCGACGTCTCGGTCCAAGCCCAGATCCTCAACCTGCTCGAGGACCTGAAGGCCCGCTACGGCCTTACCCTGGTCTTCATCGCCCACGACCTGGCCGTGGTCAAGAACGTGAGCGACCGGGTGGCGGTGATGTACCTGGGCCGGATGTGCGAGGTGGGACCGCCGGAGATCATCTACTCCCGGCCCGCCCACCCGTACACCGACGCCCTGCTGGCCGCCATCCCCGAGCCCGACCCGGACCTGCGCCACCAGCAGCGGGAGGCCCTGGCCGGCGAGCTGCCCTCGCCCCTGGCCCCGCCCAGCGGGTGCCACTTCCGGACCCGGTGCCCCCGGGCCCAGCAGGACTGCGTCGAGGTGGTGCCGATCATGGCCCCCACCGGCGACGGGCGCTTCGTGGCTTGCCACCACCCGCTGGTCGACGTACAGGTCGACCTGGCCACCAGCGGCCGGGCCGCACGCAGCGGGCCCGACCAGGGCTGA
- a CDS encoding ABC transporter ATP-binding protein has translation MSTDHLLDVRAISTTFGTPRGPVRAVEDVSFTLDRGHTLGIVGESGSGKSVLSRSIMGLVPNNATVTGSVRFDSFEMVGASPRALRKVWGAQMAMVFQDPMTALNPVQKIGQQIIESIREHLDYSGVQQREAAVALLRSVGIPEPERRLSQYPHELSGGMRQRVVIAIALACGPALLFADEPTTALDVTVQAQILDLLAAQQEERRMGVVLVTHDLGVVATRADDIAVMYGGRIVEKAPTDVLFREMRHPYTEALLKSIPRLDLPSHTRLEAIGGRPPDLLHPPRGCRFAPRCPYARERCHEVEPPLEDAGDGHLYRCWYPVGIASEQTTLASVVEHAQEREPGDAVAAEPVLDTPADEASGAATDPPSTPPREVATGAGDGTTGDAAPARDDPPPAPPAPEGTR, from the coding sequence GTGAGCACCGACCACCTCCTCGATGTCCGGGCCATCTCCACCACCTTCGGGACGCCCCGCGGCCCCGTCCGGGCCGTGGAGGACGTGTCCTTCACCCTCGACCGGGGGCACACCCTGGGCATCGTGGGCGAGTCCGGCTCGGGCAAGTCCGTCCTGTCCCGCTCGATCATGGGGCTGGTCCCCAACAACGCCACCGTCACCGGCAGCGTGCGCTTCGACAGCTTCGAGATGGTCGGCGCCTCGCCCCGGGCCCTGCGCAAGGTGTGGGGCGCCCAGATGGCCATGGTGTTCCAGGACCCCATGACGGCCCTGAACCCGGTCCAGAAGATCGGCCAACAGATCATCGAGTCCATCCGGGAGCACCTGGACTACTCCGGCGTCCAGCAGCGGGAGGCGGCCGTGGCCCTGCTGCGGTCGGTGGGCATCCCCGAGCCCGAGCGCCGCCTCTCGCAGTACCCGCACGAGCTCTCGGGCGGCATGCGCCAGCGGGTGGTCATCGCCATCGCCCTGGCCTGCGGCCCGGCGCTGCTCTTCGCCGATGAGCCCACCACCGCCCTCGACGTCACCGTCCAGGCCCAGATCCTCGACCTGCTGGCCGCCCAGCAGGAGGAGCGCCGCATGGGCGTGGTCCTGGTCACCCACGACCTGGGCGTGGTGGCCACCCGGGCCGACGACATCGCGGTGATGTACGGGGGCCGCATCGTGGAGAAGGCCCCCACCGACGTGCTCTTCCGCGAGATGCGCCACCCCTACACCGAGGCCCTGCTCAAGTCGATCCCCCGCCTCGACCTGCCCAGCCACACCCGGCTGGAGGCCATCGGCGGGCGCCCGCCCGACCTGCTCCACCCGCCCCGGGGCTGCCGCTTCGCCCCCCGCTGCCCGTACGCTCGGGAGCGGTGCCACGAGGTGGAGCCCCCGCTGGAGGACGCCGGCGACGGCCACCTGTACCGGTGCTGGTACCCGGTGGGCATCGCCTCGGAGCAGACCACCCTGGCCTCGGTGGTGGAGCACGCCCAGGAGCGCGAGCCGGGCGACGCCGTGGCGGCCGAGCCCGTCCTGGACACGCCGGCCGACGAGGCCTCGGGCGCGGCCACCGACCCCCCCTCCACCCCGCCCCGCGAGGTGGCCACCGGCGCCGGGGACGGCACCACCGGCGATGCCGCCCCGGCTCGCGACGACCCCCCGCCCGCTCCCCCCGCCCCCGAAGGGACCCGCTGA
- a CDS encoding ABC transporter permease, with protein sequence MSALPPDIVDPPTPEAPAEVEDAAAAGGAKRPGLGVIGWLSAAWLILVALVAILAPVLPVDDPTQPVRGLARQGLMSDGHILGGDALGRDVLSRLVFGARSSLLVGVGSVLLGLVVGGTLGLISGFRRGRADTFLSSLFDILLAFPQLVLALSLVAFLRPDPGQGSGAAAATGGAAAEVPKSGLTTIQILIIALGVVAIPLLARITRATTLSWAQREFVLAARAQGAKNARLMVREVLPNVLPAMFSIALLGVGVAIIAEGGLSILGVGIELPTPSWGNMIAENRNVRNAPTNALFSPIVAVFLTLMALNYLGDAVRRKFDVRDSAL encoded by the coding sequence ATGTCCGCGCTGCCTCCTGACATCGTCGACCCGCCCACCCCCGAGGCGCCGGCCGAGGTCGAGGACGCGGCGGCGGCCGGCGGGGCCAAGCGACCGGGCCTGGGCGTCATCGGGTGGCTGTCGGCGGCGTGGCTGATCCTGGTGGCCCTGGTGGCCATCCTGGCCCCCGTCCTGCCCGTCGACGACCCCACCCAGCCGGTCCGGGGCCTGGCCCGGCAGGGGCTCATGTCCGACGGCCACATCCTGGGCGGCGACGCCCTGGGGCGCGACGTCCTGTCCCGCCTGGTCTTCGGGGCCCGTTCGTCGCTGCTGGTGGGCGTGGGCTCGGTGCTCCTCGGGCTGGTGGTGGGGGGCACGCTGGGGCTGATCTCGGGGTTCCGCCGGGGCCGGGCCGACACCTTCCTCTCCAGCCTGTTCGACATCCTGCTGGCCTTCCCCCAGCTGGTGCTGGCCCTCAGCCTGGTCGCCTTCCTCCGCCCCGACCCGGGCCAGGGCAGCGGGGCGGCGGCGGCCACCGGGGGGGCGGCGGCCGAGGTGCCCAAGAGCGGCCTCACCACCATCCAGATCCTGATCATCGCCCTCGGCGTGGTGGCCATCCCGCTCCTGGCCCGCATCACCCGGGCCACCACCCTGAGCTGGGCCCAGCGCGAGTTCGTGCTGGCCGCCCGGGCCCAGGGGGCGAAGAACGCCCGCCTGATGGTCCGGGAGGTGCTGCCCAACGTGCTGCCCGCCATGTTCTCCATCGCCCTGCTGGGCGTGGGCGTGGCCATCATCGCCGAGGGCGGCCTGAGCATCCTGGGGGTCGGCATCGAGCTGCCCACCCCGTCGTGGGGGAACATGATCGCCGAGAACCGCAACGTCCGGAACGCCCCCACCAACGCCCTGTTCTCCCCGATCGTGGCGGTGTTCCTGACCTTGATGGCCCTCAACTACCTGGGCGACGCCGTGCGCCGGAAGTTCGACGTCCGGGACAGCGCGCTGTGA
- a CDS encoding ABC transporter permease has product MLSSSPLLKTLVTVSAVLVGLVVAVVLVATGNTLVLLLAIAALLLGAAVATLGVAQVARKLAQLTVVLFVVTIFTFLLVRLLPGEPEDLLVPLSTSGEDETARRVVQERKDAIREDLGLNDSLPSQYVSWVSDFATGDLGNEYTVSSTRPVEDKVSRAVPASLQLILYSQLIALLIAIPLGVLTAYRQNGLFDRIANASAFGMLSLPNFALALLLAYWIGVRSSLPVNPQGYAEFGLDTMGDHFRQMVLPAVSLAVGQIAVYMRLLRSDMIQTLQEDFILMAKSKGVSSSRVLWRHALRPSSLTLLTVAGLNVGALIGGAVVIEVIFGIPGMGSLIAESILRRQYVVLQSCVAIVAIAFVLINAVLDIVYSILDPRIRNVRAAS; this is encoded by the coding sequence GTGCTCTCCTCTTCCCCCCTCCTCAAGACCCTGGTCACCGTCTCGGCGGTGCTCGTGGGCCTGGTGGTGGCCGTCGTGCTGGTGGCCACCGGCAACACCCTCGTCCTCCTGCTCGCCATCGCCGCCCTCCTCCTGGGGGCGGCGGTGGCGACGCTGGGCGTGGCCCAGGTGGCCCGCAAGCTGGCCCAGCTCACCGTGGTGCTCTTCGTGGTCACCATCTTCACCTTCCTGCTCGTGCGGCTGCTGCCGGGCGAGCCCGAGGACCTGCTCGTACCCCTGAGCACCAGCGGTGAGGACGAGACGGCCCGGCGGGTGGTGCAGGAGCGCAAGGACGCCATCCGCGAGGACCTGGGGCTCAACGACTCGCTCCCCTCGCAGTACGTCAGCTGGGTCAGCGACTTCGCCACCGGCGACCTGGGCAACGAGTACACCGTGTCGAGCACCCGGCCGGTGGAGGACAAGGTGTCGCGGGCCGTGCCGGCCTCGCTCCAGCTCATCCTCTACTCCCAGCTCATCGCCCTGCTCATCGCCATCCCCCTCGGGGTGCTGACGGCCTACCGGCAGAACGGCCTGTTCGACCGGATCGCCAACGCCAGCGCCTTCGGGATGCTGTCGCTGCCCAACTTCGCCCTGGCCCTGCTGCTGGCCTACTGGATCGGCGTGCGCTCGTCGCTGCCGGTGAACCCCCAGGGCTACGCCGAGTTCGGGTTGGACACCATGGGCGACCACTTCCGGCAGATGGTCCTGCCCGCGGTCAGCCTGGCCGTGGGCCAGATCGCGGTCTACATGCGCCTGCTCCGCAGCGACATGATCCAGACCCTCCAGGAGGACTTCATCCTCATGGCCAAGTCGAAGGGCGTGTCCAGCAGCCGGGTGCTGTGGCGCCACGCCCTCCGGCCCTCCAGCCTCACCCTGCTCACCGTGGCCGGCCTCAACGTCGGGGCCCTGATCGGCGGGGCCGTGGTGATCGAGGTCATCTTCGGCATCCCGGGCATGGGCTCGCTCATCGCCGAGTCGATCCTGCGCCGCCAGTACGTGGTGCTCCAGAGCTGCGTGGCCATCGTGGCCATCGCCTTCGTGCTGATCAACGCCGTGCTCGACATCGTCTACTCCATCCTCGACCCCCGGATCCGCAATGTCCGCGCTGCCTCCTGA
- a CDS encoding ABC transporter substrate-binding protein, which translates to MTYALEAETTDGWCLPEAQLAISGIMVARTVYDTLTAPNAAGEYVPYLAKSVTPNDSYDEWTITLRDGIKFHDGTDLTAEVVKNNLDAYRGSYDNRPNVLLFRFVLANIDTVEVTGDMEVTVTTKVPWVAFPAFLHGSGRIGILAQAQLDNEDACDTELIGTGPFKLESWEVNQEFVAVKNPNYWQDAPDGQPYPYLDEIRFRPIIEPEQRVNAMESGNIDLLHASGAPEFLTLRDLKENGQANTYESAENAEVTFLQMNTSEPPLDDIRVRQALALSIDREDYRQVINQGLFQQATGPFAPGSIGYLEETGFPKEGDIEEATRLVEEYEAENGPIELTYQATPGTQTQQIAQYVQQAFGNIGMDINLTTIEQAELISNAIAGDFQIQGFRNYPGGDPDELYVWWSTGSPANFARIDDPEIQRLLDEGRSEPDPDARKQIYQDLNRRFGEQVWSLWANWTEWIVGSRPEVHGFSAEEQPKLPDGSAPFKGLPTGHPVQGIWVEQ; encoded by the coding sequence GTGACCTACGCCCTGGAGGCCGAGACCACCGATGGCTGGTGCCTGCCGGAGGCCCAGCTGGCCATCTCCGGGATCATGGTGGCCCGGACCGTCTACGACACGCTCACCGCCCCCAACGCCGCGGGCGAGTACGTGCCCTACCTGGCCAAGTCGGTCACCCCCAACGACTCCTACGACGAGTGGACCATCACCCTCCGGGACGGCATCAAGTTCCACGACGGCACCGACCTCACCGCCGAGGTGGTCAAGAACAACCTGGACGCCTACCGGGGCTCGTACGACAACCGGCCCAACGTGCTGCTGTTCCGGTTCGTCCTGGCCAACATCGACACCGTCGAGGTCACCGGGGACATGGAGGTCACGGTGACCACCAAGGTGCCGTGGGTGGCCTTCCCGGCCTTCCTGCACGGCAGCGGGCGCATCGGCATCCTGGCCCAGGCCCAGCTCGACAACGAGGACGCCTGCGACACCGAGCTGATCGGCACCGGGCCGTTCAAGCTGGAGAGCTGGGAGGTCAACCAGGAGTTCGTGGCGGTCAAGAACCCCAACTACTGGCAGGACGCCCCCGACGGCCAGCCCTACCCCTACCTCGACGAGATCCGCTTCCGGCCCATCATCGAGCCCGAGCAGCGGGTCAACGCCATGGAGTCGGGCAACATCGACCTGCTGCACGCCTCCGGGGCACCCGAGTTCCTCACCTTGCGCGACCTGAAGGAGAACGGCCAGGCCAACACGTACGAGTCGGCCGAGAACGCCGAGGTCACGTTCCTGCAGATGAACACGTCCGAGCCCCCGCTGGACGACATCCGGGTGCGCCAGGCCCTGGCCCTCTCCATCGACCGCGAGGACTACCGGCAGGTCATCAACCAGGGCCTGTTCCAGCAGGCCACCGGCCCCTTCGCCCCCGGGTCGATCGGCTACCTGGAGGAGACCGGCTTCCCCAAGGAGGGTGACATCGAGGAGGCCACCCGCCTGGTCGAGGAGTACGAGGCCGAGAACGGCCCCATCGAGCTCACCTACCAGGCCACGCCGGGCACCCAGACCCAGCAGATCGCCCAGTACGTCCAGCAGGCGTTCGGGAACATCGGCATGGACATCAACCTGACCACCATCGAACAGGCCGAGCTGATCTCCAACGCCATCGCCGGCGACTTCCAGATCCAGGGCTTCCGCAACTACCCGGGCGGCGACCCCGACGAGCTCTACGTGTGGTGGTCGACCGGCTCGCCGGCCAACTTCGCCCGCATCGACGACCCGGAGATCCAGCGCCTCCTCGACGAGGGCCGCTCCGAGCCCGACCCCGACGCCCGCAAGCAGATCTACCAGGACCTGAACCGCCGCTTCGGCGAGCAGGTGTGGAGCCTGTGGGCCAACTGGACCGAGTGGATCGTGGGCAGCCGACCCGAGGTCCACGGCTTCTCGGCCGAGGAGCAGCCCAAGCTGCCCGACGGCTCCGCCCCGTTCAAGGGCCTGCCCACCGGGCACCCGGTCCAGGGCATCTGGGTCGAGCAGTGA
- a CDS encoding tetratricopeptide repeat protein, giving the protein MTDTGDSQPGAPGDSDDPVAAARAAVDAAGTPVESGRALVALALACRAAGGAVEAAEAAGRAVAALHQAQQPVAAARAQRLAADCLADADHHEDALALLKRARRVFVDDDRRGPDAAGCEVAAARSLRAIGRPVEARRALHRAEQAYEAVGMPVRAAVCALDRAVLLHDEGEVAEAVALLAGARATFLGHRRPDLAAVSDFDLGVALLDNGQADDAIERLLSARGIFSSLARRADEAACDLNMGVALHAVGRSDEARNALRRARGAFRDLGRDRDAEQAEHDLDVLDGLVDPDTAELSVLRDLGEVPADVDVLAARLPEASTETPAVDAPGSGGGAPGTADDAADTGGDRSDQGELTLPGLRPDPPA; this is encoded by the coding sequence GTGACCGACACGGGGGACAGCCAGCCGGGTGCGCCGGGCGACTCCGACGACCCGGTGGCTGCGGCCCGGGCCGCGGTGGACGCCGCCGGCACCCCCGTCGAGAGCGGCCGGGCCCTGGTGGCCCTGGCCCTGGCCTGCCGGGCCGCCGGCGGCGCGGTGGAGGCGGCCGAGGCCGCGGGCCGCGCCGTCGCCGCCCTGCACCAGGCCCAGCAGCCGGTGGCCGCGGCCCGGGCCCAGCGCCTGGCGGCCGACTGCCTGGCCGACGCCGACCACCACGAGGACGCCCTGGCCCTGCTGAAGCGGGCCCGCCGGGTCTTCGTGGACGACGACCGGCGGGGCCCCGACGCCGCCGGCTGCGAGGTGGCCGCGGCCCGCAGCCTGCGGGCCATCGGCCGGCCCGTGGAGGCCCGGCGGGCCCTGCACCGGGCCGAGCAGGCCTACGAGGCGGTGGGCATGCCGGTGCGGGCCGCGGTGTGCGCCCTGGACCGGGCCGTGCTCCTCCACGACGAGGGCGAGGTGGCCGAGGCCGTGGCCCTGCTGGCCGGCGCCCGGGCCACCTTCCTGGGCCACCGGCGCCCCGACCTGGCCGCGGTCAGCGACTTCGACCTGGGGGTGGCGCTCCTAGACAACGGCCAGGCCGACGACGCCATCGAGCGGCTGCTCAGCGCCCGGGGCATCTTCTCCTCCCTGGCCCGCCGGGCCGACGAGGCGGCCTGCGACCTGAACATGGGCGTGGCCCTGCACGCCGTGGGCCGCTCCGACGAGGCCCGCAACGCCCTGCGCCGGGCCCGGGGTGCCTTCCGAGACCTGGGCCGCGACCGCGACGCCGAGCAGGCCGAGCACGACCTCGACGTCCTCGACGGGCTGGTCGACCCCGACACCGCCGAGCTGTCGGTGCTGCGCGACCTGGGCGAGGTGCCCGCCGACGTGGACGTCCTGGCCGCCCGCCTGCCCGAGGCCTCGACCGAGACCCCCGCCGTCGACGCGCCTGGCTCCGGAGGCGGGGCGCCCGGCACCGCCGACGACGCAGCCGACACGGGCGGCGACCGGTCGGACCAGGGCGAGCTCACCCTGCCGGGCCTGCGGCCCGATCCCCCGGCCTGA
- a CDS encoding lytic murein transglycosylase: protein MAVAAALAALVAVVPAASVGAQAGPGRTSGPAAAAAAPTDPAEPVDPTGPADPADPADPTGAGSTGGAPAVEEAPPVGPLPELAEELADVEVTSEAYDTAVARRSRLTDERAAALRLIREKTVEIEQLTARDAALTQAIEDARSNARYWEGQAERIAASMREIAISSYISGSAGSLDPVLTFDAEAQQDMATQDVTVGSLSERRLAELQQARRNARNNRNTEQISTALRGGVRDGLAAARATRDEATADEARLGVALVEAQAGLAEASRLATVVGADFPLVVLDAYWKGAELMSLLSPGCGVPWWGLAGIGKVESRHGTYGGSEVRADGSLTKPIIGIPLTGFGGTAAIGDSDGGVVDGDPTVDRAAGPMQFIPQTWASWGRDGDGNDRIEIQNIYDAAAGAAAYLCASGALADDAGLSRGYFSYNHSLEYVASVLAQAKGYAASVVVPAGG from the coding sequence GCCGCCTCCGTCGGCGCCCAGGCCGGACCCGGCCGAACCTCCGGCCCGGCCGCCGCCGCGGCCGCACCGACCGACCCCGCCGAGCCCGTCGATCCCACCGGCCCGGCCGACCCCGCGGACCCCGCTGACCCCACCGGCGCCGGCAGCACCGGCGGCGCGCCGGCCGTCGAGGAGGCGCCGCCGGTGGGGCCGCTGCCCGAGCTGGCCGAGGAGCTGGCCGACGTGGAGGTCACCAGCGAGGCCTACGACACGGCCGTGGCCCGCCGGTCACGGCTGACCGACGAGCGGGCCGCGGCCCTGCGGCTCATCCGGGAGAAGACGGTCGAGATCGAGCAGCTCACGGCCCGGGACGCGGCCCTCACCCAGGCCATCGAGGATGCCCGCTCCAACGCCCGCTACTGGGAGGGCCAGGCCGAGCGCATCGCCGCCTCCATGCGGGAGATCGCCATCAGCTCCTACATCAGCGGCTCCGCCGGCTCCCTCGACCCGGTGCTGACCTTCGACGCCGAGGCCCAGCAGGACATGGCCACCCAGGACGTCACCGTGGGCAGCCTGTCCGAGCGCCGGCTGGCCGAGCTGCAGCAGGCCCGCCGCAACGCCCGCAACAACCGCAACACCGAGCAGATCTCCACCGCCCTGCGGGGCGGGGTGCGCGACGGCCTGGCCGCGGCCCGCGCCACCCGCGACGAGGCCACCGCGGACGAGGCCCGCCTGGGGGTGGCCCTGGTCGAGGCCCAGGCCGGCCTGGCCGAGGCGAGCCGGCTGGCCACCGTCGTCGGCGCCGACTTCCCCCTCGTGGTCCTGGACGCCTACTGGAAGGGCGCCGAGCTCATGTCGCTGCTGAGCCCCGGGTGCGGCGTCCCCTGGTGGGGCCTGGCCGGCATCGGCAAGGTCGAGTCGCGGCACGGCACCTACGGGGGGTCCGAGGTCCGGGCCGACGGGAGCCTGACCAAGCCCATCATCGGCATCCCCCTCACCGGCTTCGGGGGGACCGCGGCCATCGGCGACTCCGACGGCGGGGTGGTCGACGGTGACCCCACCGTGGACCGCGCCGCCGGGCCCATGCAGTTCATCCCCCAGACCTGGGCGTCCTGGGGCCGCGACGGTGACGGGAACGACCGGATCGAGATCCAGAACATCTACGACGCCGCCGCCGGCGCCGCCGCCTACCTGTGCGCCAGCGGCGCCCTGGCCGACGACGCCGGGCTCAGCCGGGGCTACTTCTCCTACAACCACTCCCTGGAGTACGTCGCCTCGGTGCTGGCCCAGGCCAAGGGTTACGCGGCCTCGGTCGTCGTGCCCGCCGGGGGCTGA